A genomic segment from Hyalangium gracile encodes:
- a CDS encoding HD domain-containing protein — protein MFDYERTELWKRTLGDRAGDAAQAARAHLREQLRCSWRHAQQIAEQLRAAYPTLKPQGGSRFGALWERVDLILGPEYPLNAAEAFVLGGALILYDLGHGLAGLPGGEAELHTRQEWKEALATCIRRETERSPTPVEMARPTPEYVRMATEEALQVLAVKHARKLALAPYKGPGGEELRLVDDAALQGQFGEILGELAYSHGWDVAEVSRAFAARRLEAPQPLPPDWTVDALKVAAALRAADTVLVEERRRKLSRPTLVHDRLLYTAGEPFARGEAEMFWACFEALRKIDRDLHDVDVLLSASGRPRFLARGVVDAEDAGRLANHVRTQGWTPVDARVHVSEVPSLIAQIGGAQLYRKDPSVPLRELIQNAADAVRARRALAGLKDDWGSITVRMGRDTNGRWLEVADTGLGMTDRVMTRHLLDFGTSYWTTEDMRRDYPGLASSGFAPAGRFGIGFFSVFMWGERLRVVSRPFQQEETHVLEFDNGLGAHPILRPADPEELLPEGGTRVRVWLSRERDWEQMLLDRSDQWDHWSESEERISFSELLGRIAPTLDVTLKLEERPGQPVTVIEANDWKTLDATKLLRRIGNTARGVNTALMEFLAPMVRPVLDASGQCIGRICIASGAMQRWAGLSVITAGGLRARYSREFTGALLGSTDVATRDDAEPLAVREDIARWATEQARLWERYQLNFEGYELHKRLDIGLAVLSCGGEPGGLPIGYRAGTPLTLAMLQEFVGERDEVTLVDGSERPVRKFPDLLVIPCHEAGHTAAGRLLVHLPALLGVYIARAWGVTVHEVMASVQVSEKEWTPTDGRKRRTWVFQRPSMLRIH, from the coding sequence ATGTTCGATTACGAGCGAACGGAACTCTGGAAGCGGACACTGGGGGATCGGGCGGGGGACGCGGCCCAGGCGGCGCGGGCCCACCTGCGCGAGCAGCTGCGGTGCTCCTGGCGGCACGCCCAGCAGATCGCCGAGCAGCTCCGGGCGGCCTACCCCACGCTGAAGCCGCAGGGCGGCAGCCGCTTTGGCGCGCTCTGGGAGCGGGTCGATCTCATCCTCGGGCCCGAGTACCCGCTCAATGCCGCCGAGGCCTTCGTGCTGGGCGGCGCGTTGATCCTCTACGATCTGGGCCACGGGCTGGCGGGCCTGCCGGGCGGCGAGGCGGAGCTGCACACCAGGCAGGAGTGGAAGGAGGCGCTGGCCACGTGCATCCGCCGGGAGACGGAGCGCTCGCCCACGCCGGTGGAGATGGCGCGCCCCACGCCGGAGTACGTGCGGATGGCCACGGAGGAGGCGCTCCAGGTGCTCGCCGTGAAGCACGCGCGCAAGCTGGCGCTGGCGCCCTACAAGGGCCCGGGCGGAGAGGAGCTGCGGCTCGTCGACGATGCGGCGCTCCAGGGGCAGTTCGGGGAGATCCTCGGGGAGCTGGCATACAGCCACGGCTGGGATGTGGCGGAGGTGAGCCGGGCGTTCGCGGCGCGCAGGCTCGAGGCGCCCCAGCCCCTGCCTCCGGACTGGACGGTGGATGCGCTGAAGGTGGCCGCCGCGCTGCGGGCCGCGGACACGGTGCTCGTCGAGGAGCGCCGCCGCAAGCTCAGCCGGCCCACGCTGGTGCATGACCGCCTCCTCTATACCGCCGGAGAGCCCTTCGCGCGGGGCGAGGCGGAGATGTTCTGGGCGTGCTTCGAGGCGCTGCGGAAGATCGACCGGGATCTGCACGACGTGGACGTGCTGCTGTCGGCGAGCGGCCGGCCGCGCTTCCTGGCTCGCGGCGTGGTGGACGCGGAGGATGCGGGGCGGCTGGCCAACCACGTGAGGACGCAGGGGTGGACGCCGGTGGACGCGCGCGTGCACGTCTCCGAGGTGCCCAGCCTCATCGCGCAGATCGGCGGGGCGCAGCTCTACCGCAAGGACCCTTCGGTTCCGCTGCGCGAGCTCATCCAGAACGCGGCGGATGCGGTGCGGGCGCGGCGGGCGCTGGCGGGGCTGAAGGACGACTGGGGCTCCATCACGGTGAGGATGGGCCGGGACACCAACGGCCGCTGGCTGGAGGTGGCGGACACGGGCCTGGGGATGACGGACCGGGTGATGACGCGGCACCTGCTGGACTTCGGGACGAGCTACTGGACGACGGAGGACATGCGGCGGGACTACCCGGGGCTGGCCTCCAGCGGGTTCGCGCCGGCGGGGCGGTTCGGCATCGGCTTCTTCTCCGTCTTCATGTGGGGCGAGCGGCTGCGGGTGGTGTCGCGGCCCTTCCAGCAGGAGGAGACGCACGTCCTGGAGTTCGACAACGGGCTGGGCGCGCACCCCATCCTGCGGCCGGCGGATCCAGAGGAGCTGCTCCCCGAGGGCGGCACCCGGGTGCGCGTGTGGCTGTCGCGCGAGCGCGACTGGGAGCAGATGCTCCTGGACCGCAGCGATCAGTGGGACCACTGGTCCGAGTCGGAGGAGCGCATCTCGTTCTCCGAGCTGCTGGGGCGCATCGCCCCCACGCTGGACGTGACGCTGAAGCTGGAGGAGCGCCCCGGGCAGCCGGTGACGGTCATCGAGGCCAACGACTGGAAGACGCTGGACGCGACGAAGCTGCTGCGGCGCATCGGCAACACGGCGCGCGGGGTGAACACGGCGCTGATGGAGTTCCTGGCGCCCATGGTGCGGCCGGTGCTGGATGCGAGCGGGCAGTGCATCGGGCGCATCTGCATCGCCTCGGGCGCGATGCAGCGGTGGGCGGGCCTGTCGGTCATCACCGCGGGCGGGCTGCGAGCGCGCTACTCGCGCGAGTTCACCGGGGCGCTGCTGGGCTCCACGGACGTGGCCACGCGCGATGACGCGGAGCCGCTGGCGGTGCGCGAGGACATCGCCCGGTGGGCCACGGAGCAGGCCCGGCTGTGGGAGCGCTACCAGCTCAACTTCGAGGGCTACGAGCTGCACAAGCGGCTGGACATCGGCCTGGCGGTGCTCTCGTGCGGAGGCGAGCCGGGAGGGCTGCCCATCGGGTACCGCGCCGGCACGCCGCTCACGCTGGCCATGCTCCAGGAGTTCGTCGGCGAGCGGGACGAGGTGACGCTGGTGGACGGCTCGGAGCGCCCGGTGCGCAAGTTCCCGGACCTGCTCGTCATCCCCTGCCACGAGGCGGGGCACACGGCGGCGGGCCGGCTGCTGGTGCACCTGCCCGCGCTGCTGGGGGTGTACATCGCCCGGGCGTGGGGCGTGACGGTCCACGAGGTGATGGCGAGCGTCCAGGTCTCCGAGAAGGAGTGGACACCGACGGACGGGCGCAAGCGCAGGACGTGGGTCTTCCAGCGCCCGTCGATGCTGCGCATCCACTGA
- the agmC gene encoding adventurous gliding motility protein AgmC, which produces MRIVPLLLGLLLSGSALAEPDTFWLGSGRSGSLLVNTPNTLVNHYARLTASAAAGTRELTVSPSTDFVAGELVLLHQSTGLTPAPPSGAQGRLNLETSTVGQFEYARVEAVSPGALRLTAPLINSYPPGVTQVVSVPEYTDVQVLTGASLQALPWNGSTGGILAMLVSGTLSNDGLISADSVGFRGGPYINQANLNDCPPDPDLSLPQGGSIKGEGLVPERFGTASGRGNLTLGGGGGSCHNSGGGGGGHAGLGGRGAFSVDPAQNVGGLGGAAVDYLPHERLLFGGGGGAGHGNNDRGTSGGTGGGLILIRAGAVTGTGRFSARGMAVPPTTGTGDDGAGGGGAGGAISLRALGEVTCGGAEASGGSGGNTIHPTIAVGPGGGGSGGVIFLQGASLACPTVVLAGAPGRSLATGTSRGAGPISLDGGTSYGSAQPLSAPLRMPATPTLTQPADGAPLVEQRTRLEGVAEPDVRVHLYLDGQPYAELVPDGSSGTFAYTPPSDLPLGARELSVSAEFLGLRSPLSPPSRFEVVMRPVLVLPAEDARVDPTPLLAGTSLSGATVSLEIDDVEVARLPLDAERRFLYTLPATQALAPGRHSATVRFWDAAGNPGLASPPTSFEVLSPSELDVGCGCGASPGTGLGAMAVLLGLWVLRRRHGPPFPRRRQ; this is translated from the coding sequence ATGCGGATTGTCCCCCTCCTGCTCGGACTGCTCCTGTCCGGGAGCGCCCTCGCCGAGCCGGACACCTTCTGGCTTGGCTCCGGGCGCAGCGGCTCCTTGCTCGTCAACACGCCCAACACGCTCGTCAACCACTACGCGCGGCTCACCGCCAGCGCGGCGGCCGGGACGCGGGAGCTGACGGTCTCCCCCTCCACCGACTTCGTCGCCGGAGAGCTGGTGCTGCTGCATCAGTCCACCGGCCTCACCCCCGCGCCTCCCTCGGGAGCCCAGGGACGGCTCAACCTCGAGACCTCCACCGTGGGCCAGTTCGAGTACGCACGCGTGGAGGCCGTCTCTCCCGGAGCGCTGCGACTGACCGCTCCGCTCATCAACAGCTACCCGCCAGGTGTGACGCAGGTGGTGAGCGTGCCCGAGTACACCGATGTCCAGGTACTCACCGGCGCCTCGCTGCAAGCACTCCCCTGGAATGGCAGCACGGGTGGCATCCTCGCCATGCTGGTCTCCGGCACCCTGAGCAATGACGGCCTCATCTCCGCGGACAGCGTGGGCTTTCGCGGCGGCCCCTACATCAACCAGGCCAACCTCAACGACTGCCCTCCTGACCCGGACCTCTCCCTGCCCCAGGGTGGCAGCATCAAGGGAGAAGGGCTGGTGCCCGAGCGCTTCGGCACGGCCTCCGGGCGGGGCAACCTGACCCTCGGTGGCGGCGGTGGCAGCTGTCACAATTCCGGAGGCGGGGGCGGAGGCCATGCAGGCCTCGGAGGCAGGGGTGCTTTCTCGGTCGACCCTGCTCAGAACGTGGGAGGCCTGGGCGGAGCGGCGGTGGACTACCTCCCCCACGAGCGTCTCCTGTTCGGAGGAGGGGGCGGCGCGGGCCACGGCAACAACGACCGCGGGACCAGCGGCGGTACGGGTGGAGGGCTGATCCTCATCCGGGCCGGCGCGGTGACGGGGACCGGACGCTTCAGCGCCAGGGGCATGGCCGTACCTCCGACGACTGGAACCGGAGATGACGGGGCAGGCGGGGGCGGCGCGGGCGGGGCCATCTCCCTGCGTGCCTTGGGAGAAGTGACGTGCGGCGGCGCGGAAGCCTCCGGCGGCTCGGGCGGAAACACCATCCATCCCACCATCGCCGTCGGTCCCGGCGGAGGGGGTAGCGGGGGCGTCATCTTCCTGCAGGGCGCATCCCTCGCCTGCCCCACGGTGGTGCTCGCCGGCGCACCCGGGCGCTCGCTGGCCACGGGCACCAGCCGCGGAGCAGGCCCGATCAGCCTCGATGGCGGCACCTCCTATGGCTCCGCGCAGCCCCTCTCCGCGCCCTTGCGGATGCCAGCCACGCCCACGCTGACGCAGCCGGCGGATGGGGCCCCCCTGGTGGAACAGCGCACCCGGCTCGAGGGCGTGGCCGAGCCCGATGTCCGAGTCCATCTCTACCTGGATGGCCAGCCCTACGCGGAGTTGGTGCCCGATGGCTCCAGCGGAACGTTCGCCTACACGCCCCCCTCCGACCTCCCGCTGGGCGCTCGCGAGCTGAGCGTCTCCGCCGAGTTCCTGGGCCTCCGCAGCCCGCTCTCCCCACCGAGCCGCTTCGAGGTCGTGATGCGGCCCGTCCTCGTGCTGCCCGCGGAGGATGCGCGGGTGGACCCCACGCCGCTGCTCGCGGGCACGAGCCTGAGCGGCGCCACCGTCAGCCTCGAGATAGACGATGTCGAGGTGGCCCGTCTGCCCTTGGATGCCGAGAGGCGCTTCCTCTACACGCTCCCGGCCACGCAGGCGCTCGCCCCCGGCAGACACAGCGCCACCGTCCGCTTCTGGGATGCCGCGGGCAACCCGGGCCTCGCCTCTCCTCCCACGAGCTTCGAGGTGCTATCGCCCTCGGAGCTCGATGTCGGCTGCGGGTGCGGAGCCTCTCCCGGCACGGGGCTGGGAGCCATGGCGGTACTGCTCGGCCTGTGGGTCCTGCGTCGGCGCCACGGCCCGCCCTTCCCTCGTCGGCGCCAGTAG
- a CDS encoding lysozyme — translation MQNRTARTSDTRESRLREAAATASDANALLWKFLPTGASVATARQDGLCAGICASHKLARTDLPRLLQHQSAFEAAALKHGLPPALLAAIASRESRAGAQLDGNGLGGGGECFGLMQLDSRYHRPRGGAYSAEHIDQAAQVLGQLLQVVRARHPGWPAEQQLRGALVAYDSGVSNVRTIKDMDRGTTGEDYSNDVWARAQALAAHFAGPGSPVEAVEARPARGTFRFPRAPASSRLTGRA, via the coding sequence ATGCAGAACCGTACGGCACGCACGAGCGACACCCGCGAGTCCCGGCTGAGGGAGGCCGCCGCCACGGCTTCGGACGCGAACGCGCTCCTCTGGAAGTTCCTGCCCACGGGGGCCTCGGTGGCCACCGCGCGCCAGGACGGGCTGTGCGCCGGCATCTGCGCCTCGCACAAGCTGGCGCGGACGGACCTGCCCCGGCTGCTCCAGCACCAGTCCGCCTTCGAGGCCGCCGCGCTGAAGCATGGGCTGCCGCCGGCGCTGCTGGCCGCCATCGCCAGCCGCGAGTCTCGCGCGGGCGCGCAGCTGGACGGCAACGGGCTGGGCGGGGGAGGGGAGTGCTTCGGGCTGATGCAGCTCGACTCCCGCTATCACCGCCCCCGTGGCGGCGCCTACAGCGCCGAGCACATCGACCAGGCGGCGCAGGTCCTCGGGCAGCTGCTCCAGGTGGTGAGGGCCCGGCACCCGGGGTGGCCGGCGGAGCAGCAGCTCCGGGGCGCGCTGGTGGCGTACGACTCGGGCGTCTCCAACGTGCGGACGATCAAGGACATGGATCGCGGCACCACGGGCGAGGACTACTCCAACGACGTCTGGGCGCGGGCCCAGGCGCTGGCCGCGCACTTCGCGGGCCCGGGGAGCCCCGTGGAGGCCGTGGAGGCGCGCCCTGCTCGCGGCACCTTCCGGTTTCCCCGGGCTCCTGCTTCGTCCCGGCTGACAGGGCGGGCTTGA